The following are encoded together in the Chloroflexota bacterium genome:
- a CDS encoding PHP domain-containing protein has product MAGDSRPADPRPIFPRDAPPAPPQGWGLAELHAHTCASDGVPSPGALVRRADALGMDVLAVTDHDTIDGALRARDIAAAADARVEIIVGMEVTTRRQDHVVGLFLERPVPIFRPLVETVEAIQAQGGLAIVAHPFLGVPTSISAKRLLRALAHVRFDGIETENQYFREGARAEARRFQETHAERVGAALGATDAHFGDLGRALTLFPGHTAAELRAAIGARATVPARGGVQHPRPALADHARNQYRSLVKLPVMRARTLWRQRRATGP; this is encoded by the coding sequence GTGGCGGGCGACTCGCGGCCGGCCGATCCGCGGCCCATCTTTCCGCGTGACGCGCCTCCTGCGCCGCCGCAAGGCTGGGGGCTGGCCGAGCTGCACGCCCACACGTGCGCCAGTGACGGCGTGCCGTCCCCGGGCGCCCTGGTCCGACGGGCCGACGCGCTTGGAATGGACGTACTGGCGGTCACCGATCACGACACGATCGACGGCGCGCTGCGAGCACGCGACATCGCGGCCGCCGCCGACGCGCGGGTCGAGATCATCGTGGGGATGGAGGTCACCACCCGGCGGCAGGATCACGTGGTGGGGCTGTTTCTGGAGCGCCCGGTCCCGATCTTCCGCCCGCTAGTCGAGACCGTGGAGGCCATCCAGGCGCAGGGCGGATTGGCCATCGTGGCGCACCCGTTTCTGGGCGTGCCCACGTCCATTTCCGCCAAGCGACTCCTGCGCGCGCTGGCGCACGTCCGATTCGACGGCATTGAGACCGAGAACCAGTACTTTCGGGAAGGCGCCCGCGCCGAAGCGCGCCGGTTTCAGGAGACGCATGCCGAGCGGGTGGGCGCGGCCCTTGGCGCCACCGACGCCCACTTCGGAGATCTCGGCCGCGCCCTGACGTTGTTTCCCGGCCACACGGCGGCCGAGCTTCGCGCCGCGATCGGCGCACGCGCCACGGTGCCCGCGCGCGGCGGCGTTCAGCACCCGCGCCCGGCATTGGCCGACCACGCGCGCAATCAGTATCGAAGTCTGGTCAAGCTGCCGGTCATGCGCGCCCGTACCCTATGGCGCCAGCGCCGCGCAACGGGCCCTTAG
- a CDS encoding MFS transporter — MGDLNAALAPDVRRNFRATLVHWILAGVFVGSVGSYMTVVVRRIGGDEFTVALAVAVQFIGGILAIAGPYLLRGFRPERAVAALWTVGRLVLVAALFIDEAGPFLVMLLAWSIIAMMGVPLYVGVTQAAFPARLRGRIIGAGQAAMAVVVLLVSPVAGRLMDAVGYGPVFAGGAVVGALGALALFRIRACRRPPIDRPPPWRMFRQTLANRRFRSYTASSTVALFGDLLIQPTIAIVLVDTFDASFTIVGVLALIQSVTWAAGYLLWGAVSDRRSGPFVVWMSNLLKLVVAALFILAIQADNLWLLVPAYAAIGLNFAAGDVGWQTSLASLARPEDVDAFASSFWLILGVMGIAGPLVGAAVLVAGGPVAAFASALGLAAVGSVLMARVAHGFVPAEEPEREAAASAEDSRLAH; from the coding sequence ATGGGCGATCTGAATGCAGCGCTGGCCCCGGACGTGCGCAGGAACTTCCGCGCCACGCTCGTGCATTGGATCCTGGCGGGGGTCTTCGTCGGCAGCGTCGGCAGCTACATGACGGTCGTCGTACGCCGGATCGGCGGCGACGAATTCACGGTGGCATTGGCCGTTGCCGTGCAATTCATCGGCGGGATCCTGGCCATCGCCGGTCCTTACCTCCTTCGAGGATTTCGGCCCGAACGAGCGGTGGCTGCACTCTGGACGGTCGGACGCCTGGTCCTGGTCGCCGCACTGTTTATCGACGAGGCCGGCCCGTTTCTCGTGATGCTCCTTGCCTGGTCGATCATCGCCATGATGGGCGTCCCGCTTTACGTGGGCGTGACCCAGGCCGCGTTTCCCGCCCGGCTGCGGGGTCGGATCATCGGCGCGGGCCAGGCTGCCATGGCGGTTGTGGTGCTGCTGGTGTCGCCGGTGGCCGGCCGACTGATGGACGCGGTGGGCTACGGCCCGGTGTTCGCCGGCGGCGCCGTGGTCGGCGCGCTCGGGGCGCTGGCCCTCTTCCGCATCCGCGCGTGTCGCCGTCCGCCGATCGACCGCCCACCCCCGTGGCGTATGTTTCGGCAGACCCTGGCGAACCGACGCTTTCGCAGCTATACCGCAAGCTCGACCGTCGCCCTATTCGGCGACTTGCTGATCCAGCCAACCATCGCGATTGTGCTGGTCGACACGTTTGACGCCTCCTTCACCATCGTCGGCGTGCTGGCGCTGATCCAGAGCGTCACCTGGGCGGCGGGATATCTCCTCTGGGGCGCCGTGAGCGACCGGCGCTCCGGGCCGTTCGTCGTCTGGATGTCCAATCTGCTCAAGCTGGTAGTCGCGGCGCTCTTCATCCTGGCCATCCAGGCGGACAATCTGTGGCTGCTGGTGCCGGCATACGCGGCCATCGGGCTGAACTTCGCGGCCGGGGACGTGGGCTGGCAGACGTCACTGGCGTCGCTGGCGCGACCCGAGGACGTGGATGCGTTTGCCTCGAGCTTTTGGCTCATCCTTGGCGTTATGGGCATCGCCGGCCCGCTGGTCGGCGCCGCCGTGCTCGTGGCCGGCGGTCCGGTGGCGGCATTCGCCTCGGCGCTGGGTCTGGCCGCGGTGGGCAGCGTGCTCATGGCTCGCGTGGCGCATGGCTTTGTCCCCGCCGAAGAGCCCGAGCGCGAGGCCGCGGCCAGCGCCGAGGACTCTCGGCTGGCACACTGA
- a CDS encoding MFS transporter: MAPAPRNGPLASPPPRRLAAHVRRTWRALVADGAVYAREMRRFSRNARLLLLSTLLGAFSAGVFRVAYNLYVLELGFTAADAGRLVTSASLAAGLAAIPAGLLALRVGAKPVILGGAVLLGVGTALQVTPFGYGYLVAGAALGGLGGALWNVVIAPLYAGSADDEGRSYLFTVAAIVFLGMSFAGNAVGGWAPRALADATGWPVWLGFFAVLSAAALYGGLGFFPLLALRAPSARIDRSAFGALRGQVNAIARLLVVHVVIAVGAGLTIPFLNVYFTRQLGLTEAQFGLLAGAGLMTRLGASVFGPIAARHLGKVAAIVVAQSASIPLLLAMGLLPWPLGSSLAFLARGALMNMTAPVRGALYMERVTEAARPATNACLLLAWNLAWAGAAAIGGVLAEQRALAVAVMVTAACYALANGLMWLLWRRRADAE, from the coding sequence ATGGCGCCAGCGCCGCGCAACGGGCCCTTAGCCTCACCGCCGCCCCGGCGGCTGGCGGCGCACGTCCGGCGCACGTGGCGCGCCCTGGTCGCGGACGGCGCGGTGTATGCGCGGGAGATGCGTCGCTTCTCACGCAATGCGCGCCTGCTGCTGCTGAGCACCTTGCTCGGGGCGTTCAGCGCCGGCGTCTTCCGCGTGGCCTACAACCTCTATGTGCTGGAGCTGGGCTTCACCGCCGCCGATGCCGGTCGTCTGGTCACCAGCGCCAGCCTGGCCGCCGGGCTGGCGGCGATTCCGGCCGGACTGCTGGCGCTTCGCGTAGGCGCGAAGCCGGTGATCCTCGGCGGCGCCGTGCTCCTTGGCGTCGGAACGGCGCTGCAGGTGACGCCGTTCGGCTACGGCTACCTGGTGGCCGGCGCGGCCCTGGGAGGCTTGGGCGGCGCGCTCTGGAACGTCGTCATCGCCCCGCTGTACGCAGGCAGCGCCGACGACGAGGGTCGGAGCTACCTATTCACCGTGGCGGCCATCGTGTTCCTCGGCATGAGCTTTGCCGGAAACGCCGTCGGCGGGTGGGCGCCGCGCGCCCTGGCGGACGCGACGGGATGGCCGGTGTGGCTCGGGTTCTTCGCCGTGCTCAGCGCGGCGGCGCTCTACGGCGGGCTGGGGTTCTTTCCGCTGTTGGCGCTGCGCGCGCCCTCGGCTCGGATCGATCGATCGGCGTTCGGCGCCCTGCGCGGCCAGGTCAATGCGATCGCTCGCCTGCTCGTCGTGCACGTGGTCATCGCCGTCGGGGCCGGTCTCACCATTCCATTCCTCAACGTGTATTTCACCCGCCAACTGGGTCTCACGGAGGCGCAGTTCGGCCTGCTTGCCGGGGCCGGTCTCATGACGCGGCTGGGCGCGTCGGTGTTCGGCCCAATCGCGGCGCGGCATCTGGGCAAGGTCGCGGCCATTGTGGTTGCCCAGTCGGCCTCGATTCCGCTGCTGCTGGCCATGGGCCTGCTGCCGTGGCCCTTGGGAAGCTCCCTCGCGTTTCTTGCCCGCGGCGCACTTATGAACATGACGGCCCCGGTGCGCGGCGCCCTCTACATGGAGCGGGTCACCGAGGCCGCGCGTCCCGCCACCAACGCCTGCCTGTTGCTGGCGTGGAACCTGGCCTGGGCCGGCGCGGCCGCCATCGGCGGCGTGCTGGCCGAGCAGCGGGCGCTGGCGGTTGCCGTCATGGTCACCGCGGCCTGCTACGCGCTGGCCAACGGGCTGATGTGGCTGCTATGGCGCCGTCGAGCCGACGCGGAGTAA
- a CDS encoding amidohydrolase, translating into MTTIADLKQRVADAIDDRQDEIIAIGETIMGRPELGFKEFETAALVAQTFAELELEHRTGLAITGVSARIDTGRPGPTLALIGELDALTVPGHPREDPATHAAHACGHNAQIAGLMGAAAALSDPRVQRELSGTIVLMAVPAEEYVEVEYRYGLQLAGELEFLGGKPELIARGEFDDIDLAMMIHTHAQPDQNGMAAVTASNNGCVVKQIRYVGVASHAGAAPERGVNALYAAQLGMAGINALRETFRDEDAVRVHPIITHGGDLVNVIPSDVRLETYVRGKTTDVIDAASATVDRALRAGAMALGAEVEIRSLPGYLPLVNSSAMAELFLANQRDVHGEDGIKRLGHRTGSTDMGDVSHIMPALHPSMAGATGTNHATDWDIVDSQMAYVEPAKALAWMAVDLLGDGAGAARRIVDDFEPLMTRDEYLAYQRSVMREERWSLGG; encoded by the coding sequence ATGACCACCATCGCAGACCTGAAGCAACGCGTGGCGGACGCGATCGACGACCGACAGGACGAGATCATCGCGATCGGCGAAACCATCATGGGACGGCCCGAGTTGGGCTTCAAAGAGTTTGAGACCGCGGCGCTCGTGGCGCAGACATTCGCCGAACTGGAGCTGGAGCACCGCACGGGCCTGGCGATCACCGGCGTCTCCGCGCGGATCGACACCGGGCGTCCGGGTCCCACGTTGGCGCTCATCGGCGAGCTCGACGCGCTGACGGTGCCGGGACACCCGCGAGAAGATCCGGCTACCCACGCCGCCCATGCCTGCGGGCACAACGCCCAGATCGCGGGGCTCATGGGCGCGGCCGCGGCGTTGAGCGACCCGCGAGTTCAGCGTGAGTTGAGCGGCACGATCGTGCTCATGGCCGTGCCGGCGGAGGAGTATGTCGAGGTCGAGTACCGGTATGGTCTCCAGCTCGCGGGTGAGCTCGAGTTCTTGGGCGGCAAACCCGAGCTCATCGCCCGTGGCGAGTTCGACGACATTGATCTCGCCATGATGATTCACACCCACGCCCAGCCCGACCAAAACGGCATGGCCGCCGTGACGGCCTCGAACAACGGCTGCGTGGTCAAGCAGATTCGCTATGTCGGGGTGGCGTCGCACGCCGGCGCCGCGCCGGAACGGGGCGTGAACGCGCTCTACGCCGCCCAGCTTGGCATGGCCGGAATCAACGCGCTGCGCGAGACGTTTCGCGACGAGGACGCGGTGCGCGTGCACCCGATCATCACGCACGGCGGCGACCTGGTGAACGTAATTCCCTCGGACGTTCGGTTGGAAACCTATGTTCGCGGCAAGACGACCGACGTCATCGACGCGGCCTCGGCCACGGTCGACCGCGCCCTCAGAGCGGGGGCGATGGCCCTAGGCGCCGAAGTCGAGATCCGCAGCTTGCCCGGCTATCTGCCGCTGGTGAACAGCAGCGCCATGGCCGAGCTGTTTCTCGCCAACCAGCGGGATGTCCACGGCGAGGACGGGATAAAACGGTTGGGCCACCGCACCGGATCGACGGACATGGGCGACGTGTCGCACATCATGCCGGCCTTGCATCCCAGCATGGCGGGCGCCACCGGCACCAACCACGCCACCGATTGGGACATCGTCGATTCACAGATGGCCTACGTGGAGCCGGCCAAGGCCTTGGCCTGGATGGCCGTGGATCTGCTGGGCGACGGCGCGGGCGCCGCGCGGCGCATTGTGGACGACTTCGAACCGCTCATGACGCGCGACGAATACCTCGCGTACCAACGCAGCGTGATGCGCGAGGAGCGCTGGTCGCTCGGCGGGTAG
- a CDS encoding peptidylprolyl isomerase, whose translation MQIDSEESYTAVVTTNLGQMTFELLPAEAPLAVNNFVVLARNRYYDGVVFHRLIPRFMAQSGDPTGLGTGGPGYTFAIEPPQRPYVRGSLAMANTGRPHSNGSQFFIVFDDLTALGRLSPDYSLFGQMVEGEDTLAKIEAVPVGVAGTGERSRPQETITITSIEIHEG comes from the coding sequence ATGCAGATCGATTCCGAGGAGTCATACACGGCCGTGGTGACGACCAATCTCGGCCAGATGACTTTTGAATTGCTGCCGGCGGAAGCCCCGCTGGCCGTGAATAACTTCGTGGTCCTGGCGCGCAACCGGTACTACGACGGTGTGGTGTTCCACCGGCTGATTCCACGGTTCATGGCCCAGAGCGGCGACCCGACCGGCCTCGGCACCGGCGGGCCTGGCTACACCTTTGCCATCGAGCCGCCTCAACGCCCCTATGTCCGCGGGAGCCTCGCGATGGCCAACACGGGTCGGCCGCACTCGAACGGCTCGCAGTTCTTCATCGTGTTTGACGATCTCACGGCCCTGGGTCGGCTGTCGCCGGACTACTCGCTGTTTGGGCAGATGGTGGAAGGCGAAGACACGCTGGCGAAGATCGAGGCGGTCCCCGTTGGAGTGGCCGGCACCGGCGAACGATCTCGGCCGCAAGAAACCATCACCATCACGTCCATCGAGATTCACGAAGGCTAG